AGAAAGGATGCCACAGAGTCGTCGTCTCAGTTCTGGAGATTATTGCCTTGCTGCATCAAAACTTTCCGGAGCTGGACATTCAAAATTTGGGGGAAACCGATTTGATCGTCACATACGAAGGCGGAAAAAAGCCCAACGCCTGGTTCCAGTGTGGAAAAGTGATTCTGGTCGTACTGATTTCCTTTTTCGGGGCTGCATTTTCGATGATGTCATTTAACAATGATGTAAATGTAACCACTCTGTTCGGACAGTTGTATCAATGGGCAACCGGAGAAGAAAGCACGGGATTTACCATTCTGGAACTGACATACAGTATCGGGGTATCTGTGGGAATTCTGGTATTTT
This window of the Mediterraneibacter butyricigenes genome carries:
- a CDS encoding stage V sporulation protein AA, with product MAVNRPIVYIKGDRNAEIDHTDITVGDLLAVECADPHLKNRIKTEKILKLPQKGCHRVVVSVLEIIALLHQNFPELDIQNLGETDLIVTYEGGKKPNAWFQCGKVILVVLISFFGAAFSMMSFNNDVNVTTLFGQLYQWATGEESTGFTILELTYSIGVSVGILVFFNHFGKKRFSVDPTPIEVEMRLYENDIQTTLVENYSRKGKELDVD